The Lycium barbarum isolate Lr01 chromosome 12, ASM1917538v2, whole genome shotgun sequence genome includes a region encoding these proteins:
- the LOC132622651 gene encoding inositol hexakisphosphate and diphosphoinositol-pentakisphosphate kinase VIP2 isoform X1, which yields MRSGVEKSGNLGGYCHQSERKKEKKKMKKEKKAKKIVIGVCVMEKKVKCGSEVFSAPMGEILERLQCFGEFEVVYFGDKAILEDPIESWPLCDCLIAFYSSGYPLKKAEAYAALRKPFLVNELEPQYLLHDRRKVYERLEMFGIPVPRYACVHREVPYQHVDYFVEDDDFVEVHGNRFWKPFVEKPVNADDHRIMIYYPSSAGGGMKELFRKVGNRSSEFHPEIRRVRREGSYIYEEFMPTGGTDVKVYTVGPDYAHAEARKSPVVDGVVMRNPDGKEVRYPVLLTPAEKQMAREVCIAFRQAVCGFDLLRSEGRSYVCDVNGWSFVKNSYKYYDDAACVLWKMFLDAKAPHLSSTIPPTLPWKVSEPVQPSEGLTRVGSGLIGTFGQSEELRCVVAIVRHGDRTPKQKVKLKVTEEKLLNLMLKYNGGKPRSETKLKTAVQLQDLLDATRALVPRSRPGRESDSEAEDIEHAEKLRQVKAVLEEGGHFSGIYRKVQLKPLKWAKVAKSNGEGEERPVEALMILKYGGVLTHAGRKQAEELGRYFRNNMYPGEGTGLLRLHSTYRHDLKIYSSDEGRVQMSAAAFAKGLLDLEGQLTPILVSLVSKDSSMLDGLDNASIEMEDAKARLNDIITSGTKILHNNGSAEKPWMVDGAGLPPNASELLPELVKFTKKVTEQVRLLAKDEDEELAEASPYDVIPPYDQARALGKTNIDVDRIAAGLPCGSEGFLLMYARWRKLERDLYNERKDRFDITQIPDVYDSCKYDLLHNSHLNLGGLNELFKVAQVLADGVIPNEYGINPEQKLKIGSKIARRLLGKIMIDLRNTREEALSVAELKGSQDNLAMNKTTKEDTEYHTKPNTRNEESRRTSFNSERSMDQDDDDDKETKYRLDPKYANVRTPERHVRTRLYFTSESHIHSLMNVLRYCNLDESLQGEDSLVCDNALDRLFRTKELDYMSHIVLRMFENTEVALEDPKRFRIEMTFSRGADLSPLKVNDEIAASLHQEHTLPIMGPERLQEVGSYLTLANMEKLIRPFAMPAEDFPPPSTPQGFSGYFSKSASVLERLAKIWPFHKHGNSNGK from the exons ATGAGAAGTGGGGTTGAGAAAAGTGGAAATCTTGGAGGTTATTGTCATCAGTCagagagaaagaaagagaaaaagaagatgaagaaaGAGAAGAAGGCAAAGAAGATTGTAATTGGTGTTTGTGTAATGGAAAAGAAGGTGAAATGCGGCTCCGAG GTCTTTTCAGCACCAATGGGAGAGATTCTTGAAAGGCTGCAATGTTTTGGTGAATTTGAG GTTGTGTACTTTGGGGACAAAGCTATTCTTGAGGATCCAATTGAGAG CTGGCCGTTATGCGATTGCTTGATTGCCTTCTACTCCAGTGGATATCCTTTGAAGAAGGCAGAAGCATATGCTGCATTAAGAAA GCCTTTCCTTGTGAATGAATTGGAACCACAATACCTTCTTCATGATCGGAGGAAAGTATACGAG CGTCTTGAAATGTTTGGGATCCCTGTGCCAAGGTATGCTTGCGTTCACAGAGAAGTACCTTACCAACATGTGGATTATTTTGTTGAAGATGACGACTTTGTTGAAGTTCATGGGAATCGCTTTTGGAAACCTTTTGTGGAAAAGCCTGTAAATG CTGATGACCACAGAATAATGATTTACTATCCCAGTTCAGCTGGCGGGGGAATGAAAGAATTGTTTCGGAAG GTCGGTAACCGCTCAAGTGAGTTCCATCCAGAGATTAGAAGAGTAAGACGTGAAGGATCCTACATATATGAGGAATTCATGCCCACAGGAGGAACAGACGTTAAG GTGTATACAGTTGGTCCAGATTATGCACATGCAGAGGCAAGGAAATCTCCTGTTGTTGATGGTGTTGTTATGAGAAATCCTGACGGAAAAGAA GTTCGGTATCCTGTTCTACTTACCCCTGCAGAAAAGCAAATGGCTAGAGAAGTTTGCATAGCCTTTAGGCAAGCA GTTTGTGGCTTCGATCTATTGCGTAGTGAGGGACGTTCATATGTTTGTGATGTGAATGGCTGGAGCTTTGTGAAGAACTCTTACAA GTACTACGATGATGCTGCTTGTGTGTTGTGGAAGATGTTTCTAGATGCAAAAGCTCCACATCTTTCATCGACAATCCCACCAACTCTACCGTGGAAAGTCAGTGAACCAGTTCAGCCTTCTGAGGGGTTAACACGTGTAGGAAGTGGGCTGATCGGCACATTTGGACAATCAGAGGAGCTACGATGTGTAGTTGCAATTGTTCGGCA TGGTGATCGAACTCCAAAACAGAAAGTGAAGTTGAAGGTTACTGAGGAAAAACTTTTAAATCTGATGTTAAAGTACAATGGCGGTAAACCTAGATCAGAG ACAAAGCTTAAAACTGCTGTGCAATTGCAAGATCTTTTGGATGCCACCAGAGCCCTAGTGCCACGTTCTAG GCCTGGTCGGGAAAGTGATAGTGAAGCTGAAGACATTGAGCATGCTGAGAAACTTCGTCAAGTAAAAGCTGTCCTTGAGGAG GGGGGGCATTTTTCTGGTATTTATAGAAAGGTTCAGCTAAAGCCACTAAAATGGGCTAAAGTTGCAAAGTCAAATGGTGAAGGTGAAGAACGGCCTGTTGAAGCTCTTATGATTCTAAAATACGGGGGCGTTCTCACTCACGCTGGCAGAAAGCAG GCTGAAGAGCTTGGAAGATACTTCCGGAATAACATGTATCCAG GTGAAGGTACAGGCCTCCTTCGCCTCCATAGTACATATCGCCATGACCTAAAAATATACAGTTCCGATGAGGGCCGTGTGCAG ATGTCTGCAGCTGCTTTCGCCAAAGGTCTACTTGACTTGGAAGGACAATTAACACCAATCCTG GTGTCACTGGTTAGCAAGGATTCTTCCATGCTTGATGGACTTGACAATGCCAGTATCGAAATGGAAGATGCTAAG GCAAGGTTGAACGACATAATTACTTCTGGAACAAAGATACTTCATAACAATGGATCAGCTGAGAAACCTTGGATGGTTGATGGAGCAGGACTCCCTCCTAATGCATCTGAACTTCTACCTGAATTG GTGAAATTTACTAAGAAGGTGACAGAGCAAGTGAGGCTTCTTGCTAAGGATGAGGATGAAGAACTTGCCGAGGCAAGCCCATATGATGTAATCCCGCCTTATGATCAAGCTAGAGCGCTTGGTAAAACAAATATTGATGTTGATCGTATTGCTGCGGGTTTACCTTGTGGTAGCGAGGGGTTTCTACTCATGTATGCAAGATGGAGAAAACTAGAGAGGGATTTATATAACGAACGGAAAGA TCGTTTTGATATCACGCAAATTCCAGATGTTTATGACTCGTGCAA GTATGATCTTTTGCACAATTCACATCTGAATCTAGGGGGCTTGAATGAACTTTTTAAGGTTGCTCAG GTACTTGCAGATGGTGTTATTCCAAATGAATATGGGATAAATCCAGAGCAGAAGTTAAAGATTGGATCAAAG ATTGCTCGCCGCTTGTTGGGTAAAATTATGATTGATCTAAGGAATACCCGTGAAGAAGCTCTAAGCGTGGCTGAGTTGAAAGGTAGTCAAGACAATTTGGCTATGAATAAGACAACAAAGGAAGATACAGAGTATCATACCAAGCCTAACACTCGGAATGAAGAGTCTAGAAGAACTAGCTTCAATAGTGAGAGATCTATGGAtcaagatgatgatgatgacaaagAGACAAAGTACCGCTTAGATCCAAA GTATGCAAATGTCAGAACACCTGAAAGACATGTGCGAACACGACTGTACTTCACATCA GAGTCGCATATTCATTCCTTGATGAATGTTCTTCGTTATTGCAACCTGGATGAGTCTCTTCAAGGAGAGGACAGCCTTGTGTGCGACAATGCTTTGGATCGCCTGTTCAGAACCAAGGAGCTGGATTACATGAGTCATATTGTACTGAGGATGTTCGAGAACACTGAG GTGGCTCTGGAAGACCCTAAAAGGTTCCGCATAGAGATGACTTTTAGCCGTGGCGCCGATCTGTCACCACTGAAG GTAAATGATGAGATAGCTGCTTCATTGCATCAAGAGCACACACTGCCAATTATGGGTCCTGAAAGGCTTCAAGAAGTTGGTTCATATCTTACGTTAGCAAACATGGAAAAACTAATTCGTCCATTTGCCATGCCGGCTGAAGATTTCCCACCACCGTCAACTCCTCAAGGGTTCTCTGGATATTTCTCGAAAAGTGCATCGGTTCTAGAGCGCCTGGCAAAAATTTGGCCCTTCCACAAGCATGGGAACAGTAATGGGAAGTAG
- the LOC132622651 gene encoding inositol hexakisphosphate and diphosphoinositol-pentakisphosphate kinase VIP2 isoform X3: MNWNHNTFFMIGGKYTRYACVHREVPYQHVDYFVEDDDFVEVHGNRFWKPFVEKPVNADDHRIMIYYPSSAGGGMKELFRKVGNRSSEFHPEIRRVRREGSYIYEEFMPTGGTDVKVYTVGPDYAHAEARKSPVVDGVVMRNPDGKEVRYPVLLTPAEKQMAREVCIAFRQAVCGFDLLRSEGRSYVCDVNGWSFVKNSYKYYDDAACVLWKMFLDAKAPHLSSTIPPTLPWKVSEPVQPSEGLTRVGSGLIGTFGQSEELRCVVAIVRHGDRTPKQKVKLKVTEEKLLNLMLKYNGGKPRSETKLKTAVQLQDLLDATRALVPRSRPGRESDSEAEDIEHAEKLRQVKAVLEEGGHFSGIYRKVQLKPLKWAKVAKSNGEGEERPVEALMILKYGGVLTHAGRKQAEELGRYFRNNMYPGEGTGLLRLHSTYRHDLKIYSSDEGRVQMSAAAFAKGLLDLEGQLTPILVSLVSKDSSMLDGLDNASIEMEDAKARLNDIITSGTKILHNNGSAEKPWMVDGAGLPPNASELLPELVKFTKKVTEQVRLLAKDEDEELAEASPYDVIPPYDQARALGKTNIDVDRIAAGLPCGSEGFLLMYARWRKLERDLYNERKDRFDITQIPDVYDSCKYDLLHNSHLNLGGLNELFKVAQVLADGVIPNEYGINPEQKLKIGSKIARRLLGKIMIDLRNTREEALSVAELKGSQDNLAMNKTTKEDTEYHTKPNTRNEESRRTSFNSERSMDQDDDDDKETKYRLDPKYANVRTPERHVRTRLYFTSESHIHSLMNVLRYCNLDESLQGEDSLVCDNALDRLFRTKELDYMSHIVLRMFENTEVALEDPKRFRIEMTFSRGADLSPLKVNDEIAASLHQEHTLPIMGPERLQEVGSYLTLANMEKLIRPFAMPAEDFPPPSTPQGFSGYFSKSASVLERLAKIWPFHKHGNSNGK, from the exons ATGAATTGGAACCACAATACCTTCTTCATGATCGGAGGAAAGTATACGAG GTATGCTTGCGTTCACAGAGAAGTACCTTACCAACATGTGGATTATTTTGTTGAAGATGACGACTTTGTTGAAGTTCATGGGAATCGCTTTTGGAAACCTTTTGTGGAAAAGCCTGTAAATG CTGATGACCACAGAATAATGATTTACTATCCCAGTTCAGCTGGCGGGGGAATGAAAGAATTGTTTCGGAAG GTCGGTAACCGCTCAAGTGAGTTCCATCCAGAGATTAGAAGAGTAAGACGTGAAGGATCCTACATATATGAGGAATTCATGCCCACAGGAGGAACAGACGTTAAG GTGTATACAGTTGGTCCAGATTATGCACATGCAGAGGCAAGGAAATCTCCTGTTGTTGATGGTGTTGTTATGAGAAATCCTGACGGAAAAGAA GTTCGGTATCCTGTTCTACTTACCCCTGCAGAAAAGCAAATGGCTAGAGAAGTTTGCATAGCCTTTAGGCAAGCA GTTTGTGGCTTCGATCTATTGCGTAGTGAGGGACGTTCATATGTTTGTGATGTGAATGGCTGGAGCTTTGTGAAGAACTCTTACAA GTACTACGATGATGCTGCTTGTGTGTTGTGGAAGATGTTTCTAGATGCAAAAGCTCCACATCTTTCATCGACAATCCCACCAACTCTACCGTGGAAAGTCAGTGAACCAGTTCAGCCTTCTGAGGGGTTAACACGTGTAGGAAGTGGGCTGATCGGCACATTTGGACAATCAGAGGAGCTACGATGTGTAGTTGCAATTGTTCGGCA TGGTGATCGAACTCCAAAACAGAAAGTGAAGTTGAAGGTTACTGAGGAAAAACTTTTAAATCTGATGTTAAAGTACAATGGCGGTAAACCTAGATCAGAG ACAAAGCTTAAAACTGCTGTGCAATTGCAAGATCTTTTGGATGCCACCAGAGCCCTAGTGCCACGTTCTAG GCCTGGTCGGGAAAGTGATAGTGAAGCTGAAGACATTGAGCATGCTGAGAAACTTCGTCAAGTAAAAGCTGTCCTTGAGGAG GGGGGGCATTTTTCTGGTATTTATAGAAAGGTTCAGCTAAAGCCACTAAAATGGGCTAAAGTTGCAAAGTCAAATGGTGAAGGTGAAGAACGGCCTGTTGAAGCTCTTATGATTCTAAAATACGGGGGCGTTCTCACTCACGCTGGCAGAAAGCAG GCTGAAGAGCTTGGAAGATACTTCCGGAATAACATGTATCCAG GTGAAGGTACAGGCCTCCTTCGCCTCCATAGTACATATCGCCATGACCTAAAAATATACAGTTCCGATGAGGGCCGTGTGCAG ATGTCTGCAGCTGCTTTCGCCAAAGGTCTACTTGACTTGGAAGGACAATTAACACCAATCCTG GTGTCACTGGTTAGCAAGGATTCTTCCATGCTTGATGGACTTGACAATGCCAGTATCGAAATGGAAGATGCTAAG GCAAGGTTGAACGACATAATTACTTCTGGAACAAAGATACTTCATAACAATGGATCAGCTGAGAAACCTTGGATGGTTGATGGAGCAGGACTCCCTCCTAATGCATCTGAACTTCTACCTGAATTG GTGAAATTTACTAAGAAGGTGACAGAGCAAGTGAGGCTTCTTGCTAAGGATGAGGATGAAGAACTTGCCGAGGCAAGCCCATATGATGTAATCCCGCCTTATGATCAAGCTAGAGCGCTTGGTAAAACAAATATTGATGTTGATCGTATTGCTGCGGGTTTACCTTGTGGTAGCGAGGGGTTTCTACTCATGTATGCAAGATGGAGAAAACTAGAGAGGGATTTATATAACGAACGGAAAGA TCGTTTTGATATCACGCAAATTCCAGATGTTTATGACTCGTGCAA GTATGATCTTTTGCACAATTCACATCTGAATCTAGGGGGCTTGAATGAACTTTTTAAGGTTGCTCAG GTACTTGCAGATGGTGTTATTCCAAATGAATATGGGATAAATCCAGAGCAGAAGTTAAAGATTGGATCAAAG ATTGCTCGCCGCTTGTTGGGTAAAATTATGATTGATCTAAGGAATACCCGTGAAGAAGCTCTAAGCGTGGCTGAGTTGAAAGGTAGTCAAGACAATTTGGCTATGAATAAGACAACAAAGGAAGATACAGAGTATCATACCAAGCCTAACACTCGGAATGAAGAGTCTAGAAGAACTAGCTTCAATAGTGAGAGATCTATGGAtcaagatgatgatgatgacaaagAGACAAAGTACCGCTTAGATCCAAA GTATGCAAATGTCAGAACACCTGAAAGACATGTGCGAACACGACTGTACTTCACATCA GAGTCGCATATTCATTCCTTGATGAATGTTCTTCGTTATTGCAACCTGGATGAGTCTCTTCAAGGAGAGGACAGCCTTGTGTGCGACAATGCTTTGGATCGCCTGTTCAGAACCAAGGAGCTGGATTACATGAGTCATATTGTACTGAGGATGTTCGAGAACACTGAG GTGGCTCTGGAAGACCCTAAAAGGTTCCGCATAGAGATGACTTTTAGCCGTGGCGCCGATCTGTCACCACTGAAG GTAAATGATGAGATAGCTGCTTCATTGCATCAAGAGCACACACTGCCAATTATGGGTCCTGAAAGGCTTCAAGAAGTTGGTTCATATCTTACGTTAGCAAACATGGAAAAACTAATTCGTCCATTTGCCATGCCGGCTGAAGATTTCCCACCACCGTCAACTCCTCAAGGGTTCTCTGGATATTTCTCGAAAAGTGCATCGGTTCTAGAGCGCCTGGCAAAAATTTGGCCCTTCCACAAGCATGGGAACAGTAATGGGAAGTAG
- the LOC132622651 gene encoding inositol hexakisphosphate and diphosphoinositol-pentakisphosphate kinase VIP2 isoform X4, translating into MIYYPSSAGGGMKELFRKVGNRSSEFHPEIRRVRREGSYIYEEFMPTGGTDVKVYTVGPDYAHAEARKSPVVDGVVMRNPDGKEVRYPVLLTPAEKQMAREVCIAFRQAVCGFDLLRSEGRSYVCDVNGWSFVKNSYKYYDDAACVLWKMFLDAKAPHLSSTIPPTLPWKVSEPVQPSEGLTRVGSGLIGTFGQSEELRCVVAIVRHGDRTPKQKVKLKVTEEKLLNLMLKYNGGKPRSETKLKTAVQLQDLLDATRALVPRSRPGRESDSEAEDIEHAEKLRQVKAVLEEGGHFSGIYRKVQLKPLKWAKVAKSNGEGEERPVEALMILKYGGVLTHAGRKQAEELGRYFRNNMYPGEGTGLLRLHSTYRHDLKIYSSDEGRVQMSAAAFAKGLLDLEGQLTPILVSLVSKDSSMLDGLDNASIEMEDAKARLNDIITSGTKILHNNGSAEKPWMVDGAGLPPNASELLPELVKFTKKVTEQVRLLAKDEDEELAEASPYDVIPPYDQARALGKTNIDVDRIAAGLPCGSEGFLLMYARWRKLERDLYNERKDRFDITQIPDVYDSCKYDLLHNSHLNLGGLNELFKVAQVLADGVIPNEYGINPEQKLKIGSKIARRLLGKIMIDLRNTREEALSVAELKGSQDNLAMNKTTKEDTEYHTKPNTRNEESRRTSFNSERSMDQDDDDDKETKYRLDPKYANVRTPERHVRTRLYFTSESHIHSLMNVLRYCNLDESLQGEDSLVCDNALDRLFRTKELDYMSHIVLRMFENTEVALEDPKRFRIEMTFSRGADLSPLKVNDEIAASLHQEHTLPIMGPERLQEVGSYLTLANMEKLIRPFAMPAEDFPPPSTPQGFSGYFSKSASVLERLAKIWPFHKHGNSNGK; encoded by the exons ATGATTTACTATCCCAGTTCAGCTGGCGGGGGAATGAAAGAATTGTTTCGGAAG GTCGGTAACCGCTCAAGTGAGTTCCATCCAGAGATTAGAAGAGTAAGACGTGAAGGATCCTACATATATGAGGAATTCATGCCCACAGGAGGAACAGACGTTAAG GTGTATACAGTTGGTCCAGATTATGCACATGCAGAGGCAAGGAAATCTCCTGTTGTTGATGGTGTTGTTATGAGAAATCCTGACGGAAAAGAA GTTCGGTATCCTGTTCTACTTACCCCTGCAGAAAAGCAAATGGCTAGAGAAGTTTGCATAGCCTTTAGGCAAGCA GTTTGTGGCTTCGATCTATTGCGTAGTGAGGGACGTTCATATGTTTGTGATGTGAATGGCTGGAGCTTTGTGAAGAACTCTTACAA GTACTACGATGATGCTGCTTGTGTGTTGTGGAAGATGTTTCTAGATGCAAAAGCTCCACATCTTTCATCGACAATCCCACCAACTCTACCGTGGAAAGTCAGTGAACCAGTTCAGCCTTCTGAGGGGTTAACACGTGTAGGAAGTGGGCTGATCGGCACATTTGGACAATCAGAGGAGCTACGATGTGTAGTTGCAATTGTTCGGCA TGGTGATCGAACTCCAAAACAGAAAGTGAAGTTGAAGGTTACTGAGGAAAAACTTTTAAATCTGATGTTAAAGTACAATGGCGGTAAACCTAGATCAGAG ACAAAGCTTAAAACTGCTGTGCAATTGCAAGATCTTTTGGATGCCACCAGAGCCCTAGTGCCACGTTCTAG GCCTGGTCGGGAAAGTGATAGTGAAGCTGAAGACATTGAGCATGCTGAGAAACTTCGTCAAGTAAAAGCTGTCCTTGAGGAG GGGGGGCATTTTTCTGGTATTTATAGAAAGGTTCAGCTAAAGCCACTAAAATGGGCTAAAGTTGCAAAGTCAAATGGTGAAGGTGAAGAACGGCCTGTTGAAGCTCTTATGATTCTAAAATACGGGGGCGTTCTCACTCACGCTGGCAGAAAGCAG GCTGAAGAGCTTGGAAGATACTTCCGGAATAACATGTATCCAG GTGAAGGTACAGGCCTCCTTCGCCTCCATAGTACATATCGCCATGACCTAAAAATATACAGTTCCGATGAGGGCCGTGTGCAG ATGTCTGCAGCTGCTTTCGCCAAAGGTCTACTTGACTTGGAAGGACAATTAACACCAATCCTG GTGTCACTGGTTAGCAAGGATTCTTCCATGCTTGATGGACTTGACAATGCCAGTATCGAAATGGAAGATGCTAAG GCAAGGTTGAACGACATAATTACTTCTGGAACAAAGATACTTCATAACAATGGATCAGCTGAGAAACCTTGGATGGTTGATGGAGCAGGACTCCCTCCTAATGCATCTGAACTTCTACCTGAATTG GTGAAATTTACTAAGAAGGTGACAGAGCAAGTGAGGCTTCTTGCTAAGGATGAGGATGAAGAACTTGCCGAGGCAAGCCCATATGATGTAATCCCGCCTTATGATCAAGCTAGAGCGCTTGGTAAAACAAATATTGATGTTGATCGTATTGCTGCGGGTTTACCTTGTGGTAGCGAGGGGTTTCTACTCATGTATGCAAGATGGAGAAAACTAGAGAGGGATTTATATAACGAACGGAAAGA TCGTTTTGATATCACGCAAATTCCAGATGTTTATGACTCGTGCAA GTATGATCTTTTGCACAATTCACATCTGAATCTAGGGGGCTTGAATGAACTTTTTAAGGTTGCTCAG GTACTTGCAGATGGTGTTATTCCAAATGAATATGGGATAAATCCAGAGCAGAAGTTAAAGATTGGATCAAAG ATTGCTCGCCGCTTGTTGGGTAAAATTATGATTGATCTAAGGAATACCCGTGAAGAAGCTCTAAGCGTGGCTGAGTTGAAAGGTAGTCAAGACAATTTGGCTATGAATAAGACAACAAAGGAAGATACAGAGTATCATACCAAGCCTAACACTCGGAATGAAGAGTCTAGAAGAACTAGCTTCAATAGTGAGAGATCTATGGAtcaagatgatgatgatgacaaagAGACAAAGTACCGCTTAGATCCAAA GTATGCAAATGTCAGAACACCTGAAAGACATGTGCGAACACGACTGTACTTCACATCA GAGTCGCATATTCATTCCTTGATGAATGTTCTTCGTTATTGCAACCTGGATGAGTCTCTTCAAGGAGAGGACAGCCTTGTGTGCGACAATGCTTTGGATCGCCTGTTCAGAACCAAGGAGCTGGATTACATGAGTCATATTGTACTGAGGATGTTCGAGAACACTGAG GTGGCTCTGGAAGACCCTAAAAGGTTCCGCATAGAGATGACTTTTAGCCGTGGCGCCGATCTGTCACCACTGAAG GTAAATGATGAGATAGCTGCTTCATTGCATCAAGAGCACACACTGCCAATTATGGGTCCTGAAAGGCTTCAAGAAGTTGGTTCATATCTTACGTTAGCAAACATGGAAAAACTAATTCGTCCATTTGCCATGCCGGCTGAAGATTTCCCACCACCGTCAACTCCTCAAGGGTTCTCTGGATATTTCTCGAAAAGTGCATCGGTTCTAGAGCGCCTGGCAAAAATTTGGCCCTTCCACAAGCATGGGAACAGTAATGGGAAGTAG